The following is a genomic window from Mycobacterium parmense.
GCAACGCAGTGGGCGGCCGCGCACGCCGACGGGCTCGGCGTCGACCCCGCCCGGATGGCCGTCGCCGGGGATTCGGCCGGGGGGACCATCGCCGCGGCGACGGCCCAGCGCGCCCGCGACAGCGCCGGACCGCCGATCTCGTTCCAGCTGTTGTGGTATCCCTCCACGATGTGGGACGCGACGCTGCCCTCCTTCACCGAGAACGCCGCCGCGCCGATTCTCGACGTGCGGACCGTCTCCGCGTTCTCGCGTTGGTACGCAGGCGAAGTCGACCTGTCGGATCCGCCGCCGGCCATGGCGCCGGGGCGGGCGAAAAACCTGGCCGGCCTGCCGCCGGCCTACATCGGGGTCGCCGGATACGACCCGCTGCGCGACGACGGCATCCGGTACGGCGAGCTGCTGGCCGCGGCCGGCGTGCCCGTCGAGGTGCACAACGCCGAGACGATGGTGCACGGCTACCTCGGTTACGCGGGTGTGGTGCCGGCCGCGACCGCCGCCTGCGATCGGGGGCTGGCGGCGCTGCGCAACGCCCTGCACGGCCGAACCCCCGGCGTACGGTAAATCCATGACCGAGCCGACCAGCGACCGACCAGCCATCGATCCGACGTTCAAGTCGTTGCTCGACGCGTTCCCGATGACCTTCAAGGCAGAGGACGGCGTCGAGGTCGCCCGCAAGCGGCTGCGCCTGCTGAAGGTGCCGCAGGAGATGCTGCCGGGCTTGCGGACCGAGGATCGCACGGTCGACCACGGCGGGCTCGCCGGCATCCCCGTCCGCATCTACTGGCCGGCCGGTGCCGCCACGCCCGCGCCTGTCGTCGTCTTCTACCACGGCGGCGGCTTCTGCCTGGGCGACCTGGACACCCACGACCCCGTTGCCCGCGCGCACGCGGCCGGCGCGGAGGCGATCGTGGTTTCCGTCGA
Proteins encoded in this region:
- a CDS encoding alpha/beta hydrolase, which produces MPSLDRTADEKPAIDPILQKVLDAVPFRLSLDDGVDAARQRFRDLPRRPVHPELRVEDRDIPGPAGPINIRIYWPSTDPGARRPVVLFFHGGGFVVGDLDTHDGTARQHAVGADAVVVSVDYRLAPEHPYPAAVEDAWAATQWAAAHADGLGVDPARMAVAGDSAGGTIAAATAQRARDSAGPPISFQLLWYPSTMWDATLPSFTENAAAPILDVRTVSAFSRWYAGEVDLSDPPPAMAPGRAKNLAGLPPAYIGVAGYDPLRDDGIRYGELLAAAGVPVEVHNAETMVHGYLGYAGVVPAATAACDRGLAALRNALHGRTPGVR